A segment of the Pseudoliparis swirei isolate HS2019 ecotype Mariana Trench chromosome 4, NWPU_hadal_v1, whole genome shotgun sequence genome:
cacacacatcatccCTGCAACAAAACatcgaccaggaaaaactcccaaataacccttcagacCACAAGTCTGCCGTGTACAGAGGTGTACAATACGCTTTAAACAGAGAGAATACATATTCAGAGAGAATGAGATACCCCACACTTTCTTATCTCTGCCAAAATTGAAAAGAACCACCGAGGCAGAAAACGTAGcttttaaataattcattttATCCGTGATGACATTTGCTCACCTTATTTGATCGAATAGTTCAAGAACGGTTGGTTATTACACTTTTAACAAGGTAACACTACAACACTTAATTGTACCATTGatggatttttttccccccaggaATTCTGTGACGAGATCTTCTCCGGCCCTTCATTCAGTAGTTGCCAGACCCTTCTGGATGGAGAATCCTTTACAAAAGCCTGTATGGCTGACATGTGCAacagtgaaaaaaaagattactCTTTCCTCTGCAAAACCATCACAGAGTACTCCAGACAGTGTTCCTATGTAGGTGGCAACCCCACCCAATGGAGAAATGCGACATTTTGCGGTAAGGGTGATCCAACTAAAGATGGCGTACATGCACTTCACTCACTTTTGTGTTTTTGCTGGTTTCTGGTACATCAATATTAAAGTGTTTGTCTCCACAGACAAGCCATGTCTATACAACATGGTCCACATGGAGTCCAGCAGTTCATGTCCTGACAGTTGCTCCACGCCTCAGGCCAGCCAGACATGTAACAGCCACGACAAAGAAGGCTGCCAGTGCCCTGCCGGTacccacacacatttaacacTTCAGTGTTTACACCGTATGGAAGCAGACACAACCACAATCATGTCTCATGACAAGTACTTATAGTCATATCTCCTTTATTCCTCAGGAATGGTCTTTGATGACATTAGTGGCCCTGGCTGTGTTACAGTGGACAAGTGTCCATgtgtgcacaacaacaacatctacaAGTCAGGAGAGTCCTATTCTTCCAGCTGTAGAACCTGGTAAGATTAAATATGTACAGTTATGGGACAACTACAGATACATTGCAATTAAATGCATTCAACATACACAGCGGTAAAATActcattatttatttctgtgtgtgtgtgtctgtctgtgtgtgtgtgtgtgctgacagtGTGTGTCAGAATGGAAAGTGGGCGTGTACGGAGGAGAACTGTCCAGGAATGTGCTCTGTGGAGGGCGGGGCTCACATCAACACCTTCGATGGAAAAGACTACAGCTTCCATGGGGACTGCTCCTACGTCCTGGCTCAGGtagttcacaaacacacacacacacacacacacacagacacacactggaccATCAGAAGGATGGGGCGATTGATAAACCAACTGCATATATGCTGACAGACACATCATCATGCTGcatgatatgatgtgatgtaTTATTGAGTATTCAATTCAATGATGTCCTGAAACACATCCTGTGTATGGTTGGTATTTATTTGACACCCGCTGCCATTCTTTCTGTCCTTATTAAAGTCCCAATGTGTGTTGCAGCAAAGTGATGGCTTATACACTGTGCTGGTGGACCTGGTCAAGTGCGGTCTTGATGACAGAAGTACCTGCCTTAGAGCTGTAACTCTGAGTCTATACAACAGTTCTGTGGTAAACTCcagatgcagacacacacacacacacaaacacaaacacaaacgcaAGATACACTGTTGAACAGATCCATGTCGAACTTGCAACTACTTTTCTATTTTGCATTGCATTTTGTTTGTAGTTTCTGTGGTATTATAGTTTTGATGGTTTACCTGATCatatcaaatgtgtgtgtgtgcaaccctCAGAGAGTTATTTGCAAATACTGTTGGATTACTGTTGTATATCATCAAAAATGTGTCTTTCCATCTGTCAGGTTATTCAAATTCATGCAACTGGGCAGATCTACGTGAACCATATTCTTTCTCAGCTTCCTCTGTTTACATGTGAGTTACTTCAAGTAACATGACAGaagacacgcacagacacgtaaaggttttttttcaacaaaaaaggGGTCCTGATTCTTTTCGTCAAGTTATAGCCCTAACTAATTTACTGCAAAaattacaacataaataaaaagttatggATTTGCATTGATGCGGTAGATGCACATAAATGAACAGACCCACATAACAATCgaaaaatatgaatatgagGACGGCTACAATCCAACATACAGATATTGTAAGCTTAATATTAACATCTCAAGCAACACGTTTGTGAGGCTTTGATTTCTTTCACTGCAGCGGTAGTCAGAGCCTTCAAACCGTCATCCTTCTACATCGCCATCCAACCCAATGTGGGCATTCAAGTGATGATCCAGATGTCCCCGGTGATGCAAATCTTCCTCTTAGCTGACCCTTCGCTCAAAGGAACCATCTCTGGTATGCCTCGACATTATTGTCTTACTGCGTGGAAATCGCCTCCAGTACTTACAAATACCAAGCAGCTATACTCAGTAAAAGTAACACTTCACGGGTTGTTTAAACATTTGTATCTGTGTCACCTCGCCCATCAGGATTGTGCGGGAacttcaacaacaaaatatgtGATGACTTCAAGGTGAATAGTGGGCTGGTGGAGGGCACCGCATTCGCGTTCGCCAACGCATGGAAAACTAGAGCCAGCTGCCCCGACATCACAGCAcgctttggacacccctgccaACAAAGCATCAGCAAGGGTACAGACTCTGCTCAATGTCTTGTTACTTCACATGGAGTAATGTTTATCATATCATATGAATGAAAAGAACCAACCATGCTATTTTCATGCAAGTGATTCATTTCTGTATGTTTCTCTGTCTCAGATCATTATGCCAAGTACTGGTGCTCCAAAGTAATAGATCCTCAAGGAGTGTTTGCTCCTTGCCACTCTGTCATTAGCCCCAGTGTATTCCATGATGtaagtctgcacacacacacaaagctgtaATGACAAATAAACCAACGTATTGTCGCCGTATAATGTGCCTGCTGTGTCGCCTCACAGAACTGCATGTATGACAGCTGCAACTGCCTGAAGGCTGAGGACTGCATGTGTGCCGTGGTCTCCTCGTATGTCTTTGCCTGTTCAATGGCAGGAATCCACATCTCTGACTGGAGGTCGACCGTCTGCGGTAAATAAAACACCAAGGATCATTTTGTATTCCTGCGGTAATAAGGAGGAGCTGCGTTTTTATGAGATTCCAGGAAATTCTTACCGTGTTAAAAAGGGCCATGGGTGCAATTACACCAATGTGATATCTGTAACAATTTACACGCGTGAAAAATGGGGttcatttaattcaatttagtttatttgtatagaccattttcacaaattgcaAACATTTAGCAGATAGACTCTCATGCTAAGACTCCGTTCGTCTCTCCCCCACTAGGCAAATGGGGTACATCATGTAAAGCAGGTACAGTGTATGCGTACAACATGACCAGCTGCGGTCGTACCTGCCGTTCCCTCAGCCAACCGGACTACTCCTGCAAGACCAGCTTCACCGCGGTAGACGGCTGTGGCTGTGCCGAGGGAACCTACATGAACGAGGAGGGCGTTTGTGTGCTCCAAGATCACTGTCCCTGCTACGATAAAGACATCATTATTCCTGTTGGACAGACTATCAGCAACTACGGCTCCACatggtaaaataaataatgtgtaacCATGTCCGCAGCGGGCTATTATGGGGTCATGTAATAAACACTCAACAGTTTGCTTCAGAGTGAGTTGTAAATTGAGAATATGTTCCATTTTAGGGGTTCACTAACCAAGACCATGGCAAGAGCGATATGAgtttacagatgttttattgcgagaTGGAACGAGAGGGTTGACTTAAGGAAGCGGAACGGGCTCGGGAGATGAAGGGATGTCGGGGAGAAGGAACGAGAAGGGTACGGGGGGTCGTGGAAAGAAGGTGGGAGGGGTGCAATTAGAGTCCGGCGGCAGGAGGGAacggtgggggtggagactggTGGGTGCTCCGGCGGTGCAGAGTCCCCCGTTGCTCCAGTGgtcctgtgagagagagaaataggagGGAAAGAACGAGGTCGGGGGGGTCGGGATGTTGGAACTGAGTCGAAGCGGAAGTGAACGGGTTCGTTGCGCTTAAGTACTTAGTGCTCGGGTAATTGGTCGAGTTCAGGGCGTGGTCTTCGTTCCCGAATTAAGTTTCATAAAACACCATTAATACAGGGTTTACATTTTACACTTTGCATTCAAGCGCTCAACTAAAAAGAAGGACAGTGAGTGTTGTGTACTCGATAGACAATGGGGTGTTATTTCTGGGAGCGGCACTGCAATGGAAATAAGCTAGAAGCTCGCTTAGAACGTTAGCGTGCTGAAATCAGCCGAATAGCACTAAACGCCGCGTGCAGCACGGCGCTCATGTTGCACGTCTCTGGTCATGAACCCAAAGTATTGGACGCATTGAAATGTTGACCAAAAGTCAGAGgatcaccatatatatatatatatatatatattaaaattcatATTGAAGGGTGACACTGATGTCTATATCATATTTTTATATCACATTTTTATCCGAATTGTTATCATTCTATTAATTCTGTCAACACAATGTATGATTTTAATGTACCAATACATAACTAATATTGAATCACTAAAAATAACACTTGGTTAAACAAACGGGGACAATCAAAGGTCAAGCTAGAGCACATTTTAGCCAGTCTGCATCACCAGAGTACGTTATTAAAAGGGATACAGAATTGTATTGATGGAAAAAGAAAGATTTTGCGATGCTTGCTGATGATATAAACTCTTTTACTTGTTGTCACAGCGTCTGCCGAAAAGGAGCTCTCAGCTGCACAGGAGGGACACATCTAGAAAGTAGGTTTCCACATATGGTCTTACTcatcattcatttgtttttatatgaGACACTTTTTTCTCCCAAAATACAGTGAAAGGTGGATGTGATTATGCAAATGATATACTCACCAATACTCTTCATCTTGAATTTGTTATTTATTACCCAGCGTCACCAACATGCCGTTCCCCCATGGTTTACTTTGACTGCACCACTCTTCAACCTGGGGCCACTGGGACTGAGTGTCAGAATAGCTGCAACACTCTGGACATGGCTTGTGTAAGTACAGCatagcacatacacacacacgcacacacacacgatctggGTCAGGATATTAAAGCAAAACATACACGTCTATCCTGATGCCATGTACACACATCCTCCCTCCATGGTGCAGGAGGAGCTTCAGGCTGCATTTTacagtttaaaatgtgtttgtcttCTCTTACCGTCACTTGATGATTTTATCAGTCACACCCAACAGTAAATTAATTGAAACGATGCCCTTGTACACTTACCTGGGTATATAAAAACAcatgcttttatttaatttacacaTTACTAATCTAGTTAGGAAGCTCAAAGTTAAGATTTGCTTTTAtcaaaaaaacatctttcttttccttcaatGCCGAGACTATACTTGCGTAagttacttttttcttcttctgtgattGGTAACGATGACATATTTTGTAAGCATGCAGCCTCGTCCAATTTTGTTTACATTCAATACGCCATGCATATCtgcattttattaaaaatggaAATACCCTAACTCACCCATTGCATTATTTAGGATTAGGTGGATTGGACATCAGTATTGACACATGTTAGATAATGGTCCAGTTTATTTCTGTGCCCTGTAACAGCTACGCTCTTCCAAGATCTTGCATTTCAATTTATTATGTTACCATTTTCATACTACGCACCATGGGCATGGAATAATTTCATGGCATGtggattttattattgtaaggCGACTGTGAAAACAGCTGTTCTGTTTAATGCATGttgtacatgtttttttttaattgtcctGTAATTTTGAATGGCTGCTAACTTGGCCCAGGTCCCTATTTTATAAAGAGATTTTGATCTCATGGGACTTCTTGGTAAAATAAAGGTAATACAAAACAAATCCCATACATGCACAGGCCTTGTTTGGTTCACTATTTTTACCCTCCATTTTGCCGGTTACAGATCAGCACAAGCTGTAGATCTGGCTGCATGTGCCCTGATGGCCTGGTGTCAGATGGAGCAGGAAACTGCATCAACGAGACCAACTGTCCATGTCAGCACAATGGGAAAGCATATCAGTCTGGGGAGACAGTGACTGTGGACTGCAACACCTGGTTTgtactgcaaacacacacacacacatacacacacacacacacacacacacacacacacacacacacacacacacacacacacacatacacacatacacacacacacattacacaattTACTGCAAATGTCTCCCGTAGCTGTTCCTACCCTGAGTGAATGTTAGCTcctgctgatgtgcaggtggaaccgtatctcctcccatcagtgcATGAATGGGTGTAAATGGGTGAATTATGTCATGTAgttttaaagcgctttgagtggtcagaagactagaaaagcactaTATATAGGTCCATttacctttacacacacacagacacaaagcaaAACTTTTCCAATTTACACATTTTATCCaactaaatgaataaatattaatacaaaatattctTTAAGCATAAtattttatgtattatatattgaaTATTACATTGATTATACATATGTAATGACATTTCCTCTACTAAGAATGTTATGATAATAATTACAGATAattttgctgatgacacagGCGTAAATCTCCTAAAATGCAATGAATGTTCTGGGCAAGATTACAAGATTAAAagtgtgtctggtgtgtgttttcacagcTTATGCAGTGGAAGGAAGTTCACATGCACCACCAATGTGTGCGATGCAGTTTGTGGGATCTATGGCGATGGTCACCACATCACATTTGATGATAAGAGATATGACTTCAGCGGAGACTGTGACTACACACTCCTTCAGGTAAAGGGACAGTTGGAAAGATGTACAATGAAAACATGTGTTGACCTTTGGTTTCCATTGTGACAGCagatgtgtgtaagtgtatttTAGGACTAGGGTTGgataccggaaaccggtgccaatgtgggaCCTagaatattttaacgcaattaacgcaactttgtttacttccggtgtgcgttgaagtttttgcacttctctgagtgtcaagccgcggcagtccgcccccttcctcccgtctgctcctcgatattcacagagaaacagagggcgacgtgtcggtgacgcggggcggaaggtgcaggtgacttttttttgtgctccgctcgatgcgcgcgcagactcgccggcatggagctctgcggcgcgcgagacggagagccgagaagagtgaccgacacgtcgagacagaatgacatgctgctgtagagacaatcaataacagacgtttagtttaataaaagaataaagacgtcttgaagaaaagaaccttacattacttctgctgtaatctggcgcgatagagaaaatgacaggggggcggggcctcaccctgatagaatggtgggggaaacactgggatgtgtcacatgcaaaagcctttaaaaggtgaatttacatttttttgtaaaatcgagaaaatgcccccagcctccggagggttaacgtgacacatttgaatgtcagtcagtttaccaaggccactggttctgctgttgttcaatgttcaagatgacaggaccaatggggtctctaatacaccttttgttactaatctggatgtttcactgaagaaacaattcatcatccacgatattaaataccttgctgacactttataggtaggagcctctttgaaaacacagctctgtgtgaagttttgtctttaaaaaagaatacaattaaacaagtgtctaaaatacacgctgtctgaagggattactcgttcatttcgaagatttagtctttagaagaaaaaaaaacttttaatcgcgattaatgaatttcaaaatgtgcgattaattagttcatttttttaaatcgattgacagccctaatatatatatatctgttgtttgtcagtgctccatgataacggcttcgacagggaatatggccaaagaggtttttaatgtcctcattgtgcgttttaaaaaaaagaagtattggTTCAGGCACcatttaggcaccggtatcgttttaaaagtaccggtttagcaccggtatcataaaaaacccaaacgatacccatccctatttAGGACCTCCATCTATGTTGTCAGAAAAACAAGAGAGGAGCAACTTATGTATCTGTCTACAGTAATAATTATTCTACCACATGGATAACAAATATCTGATTTCATGCTGCACACAACTTGAGCAGTTTTCCACACAAAAGCAGGACTCTTAAAATTACATACCTtgctgaggagtgtgtgtgtgtggggggggggggggtgcagcctGTTCTCTGCAGCTCTTTATACAACAGTTAACTGTGGATGTTGGTCCAGTTACCTAACTCCTCGGCAAAGACTTAAAATCATCCACTGACCAAAATCATCCAAAATATCCAGTGGCCGTCTTTTGTAGAAATACTTTGGGTGAGTGATCGTagtgacacacacattgcatttcCTGCTCTCAGTGTGTCACAAGCAGCTACAGGAAATTAGCAGTAAATTAATCCAGCACTGATACAGCTACAGAAGAATGAACAGTAAACAGAGAATATCCAGGACATAGAATTGCGCCTCAGGCTTCGTTCTGCAATCTGAATGCTGTAGGGGGACAGTGGAGCCCGCCACTACCAGTAAAAACTACTATAGAGAGGTATTTACTGAATGTAAATACAGTGAATGATTCTTGAAGGAAAATGCAGAGTAGTGACTGGTAATGAGTTCTGATTTCATGAAAAATTTATATCTTGCTGTCCAGTAATTGCAGCCTGTGTGTATCCTTATTCAGGACTACTGTGGCACCAACCAGAACGAAGGAAGCTTCCGGATTATCGGTGAGAATATTCCATGTAACACAGGAGCCACCTGCACCAATAACATCCGGATCTTCCTGGGGGTAAACACAACACAAGTACACTGTGCACATGTTCTTTCCCAAACACTAAAGCAGAATATTAGATTAATATCAATGTTGAGGTTCGACAAGAATTGTGGCTCAAATGATAATCACGAAGACTGGGACCAATCATTCTTTTATGATTGATGAGCCTTATAATACTTTTAATAAGCATTACAATTATGTATTGATTGGGTGAAAAAGCAAAATAAAGTTAAACTAAACTGGTATTTTACTTAATTTTTTACCATTGGAGACACTTTAAAACCAATGATGATATAATCCCATGGTAATGCTATGATGCCGATTGTAACACTTTATATCCTGGACGTGTGCAGCCTGTGCGAACAGTCCCATCCAATGACACTGACAATAAGACGTGGCCTTGCTTTTGACATGCAGTCAGATTTGTATCTGCTCCTTCAAAAAGAATAATGCAGTTGCTTCCCATGTATTTGGGAAGCAACATTCTTTTCACATCTTAGCATGCAACTATTCATGTGCAAACTAAAAGAAGAACCCTAGACATGATTTACTGAGTAACTGATTACTTGTTCAACCTCACTGAGCTGGTGCACTAATACAATGcttgtttatttcatgtttatgcccACAGGATAATGAATACCAACTTAAAGATGATAACTTCCAAATGGTTAAGGGCAGTGGCCAGGTGCACCCTGATCAGTTACAGACGATGGGTCTCTACCTGGTGTTGACGATCAAGCCGGGTCTTGTACTCATGTGGGACAAGAAGACCAGTCTTTATATTAAACTTGCCCCGGAGTTCCAGGTAAACAATCATGTCTGCATGTCTTCACTGACAGCTGGCTTTTTCACAAAGCATATTGGTTAGAGCAATTTATGCACATTGTCATAAGAATTTTCCCAGACAGGTGAAGACATTTTGTTCTATGGTGCAACTTTTATTAATCACTATGTGATTCACACGTTAATGAACATTGAATGGAATAATTGTAATGTAAAAAGGTTGCTGATAGTATTTAAATCACAAAGaatcatgcaactaatgcatcAGCAACTCGACTCCACTTTTGGGCCTCTTGTAGCTGATTGTTTGGCTTTACAACGCCTTGGCACGGCTCTCAATAACCCAGAGAAAGTTAGGGGTTAGCTGGTTTGCATCTAGCGTAAGAACAGGATGTTTTCCTCAGGAGCTGgcagagaaaaaacaaagaaaagagagtgATGACTGGACTTATATGTGCCTGGCAGTTTAAACATGACAGCATTATCTTTATGTCTGCTCACACACTGACCATACAAGTATGGACTATGATAGTGTTTGTTATGATGTTAAGGGTAGAAGTATATTTCAGTTGCAACAAACAGATGTGTTCCTCTGTATCAGCTCTATCACTACAGTAAACTCATTGGGTTCCTCTCTCTCAGGGCAAGGTCTGTGGTATGTGTGGAAACTACGATGGCAACAGTAAGAATGAATTCACCACACGCTCTCAGGAGACGGTGACAGACGTTCTAGAGTTTGGTAACAGTTGGAAGGTTTCAACCAAC
Coding sequences within it:
- the LOC130193231 gene encoding mucin-5B-like; this encodes MASQCKENYEHFNIQMRRKLVNNLLSISTILMMFEGTVVEISKNSVIVDEKTVTLPYIVSGLTVMETAFDISIEAKMGIKLVWNQDNSMEIEIDKKYQNQTCGLCGNFDGIKNDLMKNGAELSVKEYADTYNVNEPTEICEEIELSEVPSCGEKEFCDEIFSGPSFSSCQTLLDGESFTKACMADMCNSEKKDYSFLCKTITEYSRQCSYVGGNPTQWRNATFCDKPCLYNMVHMESSSSCPDSCSTPQASQTCNSHDKEGCQCPAGMVFDDISGPGCVTVDKCPCVHNNNIYKSGESYSSSCRTCVCQNGKWACTEENCPGMCSVEGGAHINTFDGKDYSFHGDCSYVLAQVQSDGLYTVLVDLVKCGLDDRSTCLRAVTLSLYNSSVVIQIHATGQIYVNHILSQLPLFTSVVRAFKPSSFYIAIQPNVGIQVMIQMSPVMQIFLLADPSLKGTISGLCGNFNNKICDDFKVNSGLVEGTAFAFANAWKTRASCPDITARFGHPCQQSISKDHYAKYWCSKVIDPQGVFAPCHSVISPSVFHDNCMYDSCNCLKAEDCMCAVVSSYVFACSMAGIHISDWRSTVCGKWGTSCKAGTVYAYNMTSCGRTCRSLSQPDYSCKTSFTAVDGCGCAEGTYMNEEGVCVLQDHCPCYDKDIIIPVGQTISNYGSTWGSLTKTMISTSCRSGCMCPDGLVSDGAGNCINETNCPCQHNGKAYQSGETVTVDCNTCLCSGRKFTCTTNVCDAVCGIYGDGHHITFDDKRYDFSGDCDYTLLQDYCGTNQNEGSFRIIGENIPCNTGATCTNNIRIFLGDNEYQLKDDNFQMVKGSGQVHPDQLQTMGLYLVLTIKPGLVLMWDKKTSLYIKLAPEFQGKVCGMCGNYDGNSKNEFTTRSQETVTDVLEFGNSWKVSTNCPKAELLTDPCTSNRYRAAWSQKQCSVITSVTFQSCHSQVDPGPYYDSCVRDSCGCATGGDCECLCTAVASYAKACNEAGTCLKWRTPKLCPIFCDYYNKPDECEWHYKPCGVPCMKTCRNSSGKCSGLITALEGCYPQCPPTQPYFDEDKMTCVSKDQCGCYDDKGTHYTIGEKVPSNNCYTCPKRLGYLVTLNYM